One genomic segment of Tripterygium wilfordii isolate XIE 37 chromosome 9, ASM1340144v1, whole genome shotgun sequence includes these proteins:
- the LOC120005913 gene encoding metalloendoproteinase 1-like, which yields MASKLYSLLALTCLLLPLFSFAVLAYPNRQTTSSPFEFLSKLKGFEKGNTAEEISQLRKYLNRFGYLSNNNIQTQDVNAFDDNISSAIKAYQTFFNLKPTGTLDAETVSKMMAPRCGVPDIRMHGNNKTNLDYAFFPYKPRWAPEQFSLTYAFPPDVTFFRAYVMAPVASAFETWRSVFPNFTFTLIKDFEEADLKISFQKRDHGDGDPFDGAGGVLAHSFEPTDGRCHLDVEENWVVGAVADGFDIGSIALHEIGHLLGLAHTSVQNVVMYPFFSPGMTKLDLSEDDRQGIKALYSS from the coding sequence ATGGCATCCAAACTCTATTCCCTGTTAGCACTCACTTGTCTCCTCCTTCCTCTCTTCTCCTTTGCAGTTTTGGCATACCCTAATCGCCAAACCACGTCATCACCGTTCGAGTTTCTTTCCAAACTAAAAGGATTCGAGAAGGGTAACACGGCCGAAGAAATCTCTCAACTCAGAAAATACCTCAATCGATTTGGTTATCTGAGCAATAATAACATCCAAACCCAAGATGTTAATGCCTTTGATGACAACATATCTTCCGCCATCAAAGCTTATCAAACCTTTTTCAACCTTAAACCCACCGGAACCCTAGACGCAGAAACCGTCTCCAAGATGATGGCTCCACGTTGTGGCGTGCCAGATATCAGAATGCATGGAAATAACAAAACCAACCTTGACTATGCTTTCTTCCCATATAAACCCAGATGGGCTCCGGAGCAATTCTCTCTCACATACGCATTTCCACCCGACGTAACTTTTTTCCGGGCATATGTGATGGCTCCGGTTGCATCTGCCTTCGAGACATGGAGGAGCGTCTTCCCTAATTTTACCTTTACTTTGATAAAGGATTTTGAGGAGGCGGATCTTAAGATAAGCTTTCAAAAACGGGACCATGGCGATGGGGATCCCTTTGACGGGGCCGGGGGAGTATTAGCTCACTCTTTTGAGCCAACAGATGGTAGGTGTCATTTGGATGTCGAAGAGAATTGGGTGGTGGGTGCAGTGGCTGATGGGTTTGATATAGGGAGTATTGCATTGCATGAGATAGGGCACCTCTTAGGTCTTGCTCATACCTCAGTTCAAAATGTTGTTATGTATCCCTTCTTTAGTCCCGGAATGACCAAGCTGGACTTGTCAGAAGATGATCGGCAAGGGATTAAGGCTTTGTATAgctcttga
- the LOC120006512 gene encoding ABSCISIC ACID-INSENSITIVE 5-like protein 2: protein MWMQTMGSQGDGDGNGKQSQFQPLASPNSMYSLTLDEVQNQLGDLGKPLSSMNLDELLKNVFTAEAHQPMGREIEDPNLANQNALQHQATSLSLTSALSKKRVDEVWRDIQQTKNNGEIKSPKRQPTLGELTLEDFLVKAGIIAEASLNKKGGCLIVGSDPNAAQQFPQQGQWMQYLHPQQSMIGVYMPSQLMPQSLPVGAGALLDVMYPENQVALPSPLMGTLLDAQAAGRKRGTPEAIIEKTVERRQKRMIKNRESAARSRARKQAYTNELENKVSRLEEENERLRKRKEMEKLLPSALPEPKYQLRRIASAPF from the exons ATGTGGATGCAGACAATGGGGTCTCAAGGTGATGGAGATGGGAATGGGAAACAGTCTCAGTTTCAGCCATTGGCAAGTCCAAACTCGATGTACAGTCTTACCCTTGATGAGGTCCAGAATCAATTGGGTGACTTGGGGAAGCCACTGAGCAGCATGAATCTTGATGAACTTCTGAAAAATGTGTTTACTGCCGAGGCTCATCAACCTATGGGTCGAGAAATCGAGGATCCCAATTTGGCCAATCAGAATGCTCTGCAGCATCAGGCAACAAGCCTATCGTTGACTAGTGCTCTGAGCAAAAAAAGGGTTGATGAGGTTTGGAGAGATATTCAACAGACCAAGAATAATGGGGAAATTAAGTCTCCAAAAAGGCAGCCTACTTTGGGAGAGCTGACTTTGGAGGATTTCTTGGTAAAAGCGGGAATTATAGCTGAGGCATCTTTGAATAAGAAGGGTGGTTGTCTCATTGTTGGATCTGATCCAAATGCAGCACAACAGTTCCCACAACAAGGTCAGTGGATGCAGTACCTACATCCACAACAAAGCATGATTGGTGTTTATATGCCTAGCCAATTGATGCCACAGTCATTGCCTGTGGGAGCTGGTGCTCTTTTGGATGTTATGTACCCAGAGAACCAGGTGGCATTGCCTTCACCTTTGATGGGAACATTGTTAGATGCACAAGCAGCTGGCCGGAAACGAGGCACTCCAGAGGCTATTATTGAGAAAACTGTTGAAAGGAGGCAGAAGAGGATGATAAAGAACCGGGAATCCGCTGCTCGTTCCCGAGCAAGGAAGCAG GCTTACACAAATGAACTGGAGAACAAAGTTTCACGCCTTGAAGAGGAAAATGAAAGACTCAGGAAACGGAAG GAGATGGAGAAGTTGTTGCCTAGTGCACTTCCAGAGCCAAAGTATCAGCTTCGCAGGATTGCATCAGCCCCATTCTAA
- the LOC120005915 gene encoding probable pectinesterase/pectinesterase inhibitor 46 — MMNTSSFKDYGKINEADQARLEARRRTRKRIAIISLSSIVLVAIVVAAVVGASLGKDGGGGDKASTSSLSTSVKAVCDVTLYKDSCYSSLGSVLANDSTTPIQPEELFKLSIQVAKNELSKAQQHFSKDNILSGVNDVISVAAFDNCLDLLSLALDHLDDSLSSSVGSVLDVLDDLKTWLSSTYTYLQTCVDGFDEVKIKASVQDYLKSSSELSSNSLAIVTWISKVASAVKLRRLMSFSEPEWANSHDRMLLQSLDLKKKADAVVAKDGSGKYRTIGDALKAVPDKSKKRLVIYVKKGVYVENVRVEKEKWNVTIVGDGMNSTIVSGSKNFIDGTPTFSSATFAVFGKGFIARDIGIRNAAGPSKHQAVALMSTADQSIFYRCNIDAYQDSLYAHSNRQFYRECNIYGTVDFIFGNSAVVIQNCNILPKRPMPGQQNTITAQGKVDINQNTGISIQNCTIRPFEDMSSVQTYLGRPWKNYSTTVYMSSMMNGFIDPQGWLPWTGNTAPSTIYYAEFQNSGQGSSTQNRVKWKGLRSITHKDASKFTVQSLLQGQKWIGDAGVSYKPGL, encoded by the exons ATGATGAACACTTCTTCCTTCAAAGACTATGGAAAAATCAACGAGGCGGATCAAGCGCGTCTCGAGGCTCGTAGAAGGACCAGGAAGAGAATCGCAATCATAAGTCTGTCCTCAATAGTTTTGGTGGCTATTGTTGTTGCAGCTGTGGTGGGAGCTTCACTAGGCAAAGATGGTGGAGGAGGTGACAAAGCTAGTACTAGCTCTCTATCAACTTCAGTAAAAGCTGTTTGTGATGTTACATTATACAAGGACTCTTGTTACAGCAGTCTTGGTTCTGTTCTTGCCAATGATTCAACTACTCCAATCCAACCTGAAGAGCTATTCAAGTTGTCAATTCAAGTAGCCAAGAATGAACTCTCAAAGGCTCAACAACATTTCTCCAAAGACAACATCTTGAGTGGCGTAAACGACGTGATTTCTGTCGCGGCGTTTGATAATTGCCTTGATCTGTTGAGCTTGGCATTGGATCATCTTGATGATTCATTGAGTTCCTCTGTTGGTTCTGTTCTTGATGTTCTCGACGACCTCAAAACGTGGTTAAGTTCAACATATACTTACTTACAAACATGTGTTGATGGTTTTGATGAAGTTAAAATAAAGGCTAGTGTTCAAGATTATCTGAAGAGCTCAAGTGAACTGTCAAGTAACAGCCTTGCTATTGTTACCTGGATTTCCAAGGTTGCTAGCGCGGTGAAGTTGAGGAGGCTGATGAGTTTTTCCGAGCCAGAGTGGGCGAATTCACATGATCGGATGCTGCTTCAGAGTCTGGATTTGAAGAAGAAGGCAGATGCTGTTGTGGCTAAAGATGGTTCAGGCAAGTACAGGACAATTGGGGATGCACTCAAAGCTGTTCCTgataaaagcaagaagagactTGTTATCTATGTCAAAAAGGGTGTTTATGTTGAGAACGTACGCGTGGAGAAGGAGAAGTGGAATGTCACCATTGTTGGCGATGGAATGAACTCAACAATTGTCTCGGGAAGCAAGAATTTCATCGATGGAACTCCGACCTTTTCGTCTGCAACATTTG CTGTGTTTGGCAAAGGCTTCATTGCTAGAGATATTGGAATCAGAAACGCTGCAGGTCCAAGCAAGCACCAGGCAGTAGCCCTAATGTCAACTGCTGATCAATCCATTTTCTACAGATGCAACATTGATGCATACCAGGACTCTCTCTATGCACACTCCAACCGCCAATTCTACCGCGAATGCAACATCTATGGAACTGTCGATTTCATTTTCGGAAATTCTGCAGTTGTGATACAAAACTGCAACATACTACCTAAGAGACCAATGCCTGGACAACAGAACACAATTACTGCACAAGGCAAGGTTGATATCAACCAGAACACAGGAATTTCAATCCAGAATTGCACAATTAGGCCTTTTGAAGACATGTCGTCGGTCCAAACATACCTCGGACGGCCATGGAAGAATTACTCAACAACTGTATACATGAGTTCAATGATGAACGGCTTCATTGACCCCCAAGGATGGTTGCCATGGACAGGCAATACTGCACCAAGTACCATATATTATGCAGAATTTCAGAACTCCGGACAAGGTTCTTCGACCCAAAATAGGGTCAAATGGAAGGGTTTGAGAAGTATTACCCACAAAGATGCTAGTAAATTTACAGTGCAATCACTCCTTCAAGGGCAGAAGTGGATAGGAGATGCTGGTGTTAGCTACAAGCCTGGTCTATAA